In a genomic window of Cetobacterium sp. NK01:
- a CDS encoding PTS sugar transporter subunit IIC, with protein sequence MIIKFYIDRKGEDRYDASVFISISSFIAQCDYALGTSLISRPIVTGFLTGLVMGDLKMGLIMGATLS encoded by the coding sequence ATGATAATAAAGTTTTATATAGATAGAAAAGGGGAGGATAGATATGATGCAAGCGTTTTTATTAGCATTAGTAGCTTTATAGCTCAATGTGATTATGCCTTAGGAACAAGCTTAATATCAAGACCAATAGTAACTGGATTTTTAACTGGGTTAGTAATGGGAGATTTAAAAATGGGATTGATAATGGGAGCTACATTGAGTTAG
- a CDS encoding PTS system mannose/fructose/sorbose family transporter subunit IID — MISNKKDEKDITQKDLNKIFWRSFQMEFSWNYERQMNLAYAYAIAPILKKIYTNNHLELKKALKRHLEFFNMTPWIVTLMLGISVVLEEENKKDGKFDENSINGIKTALMGPLSGIGDSFFWGTLRLIATGIGTALSLQGNILGPILFLLVFNIPHIIIRYLFIKLGYKLGVDFLTKLEKSGAVEKVTYGATILGLIVIGGMTARMVDISTPLAFKAGGSTIEVQSILDDIMPGILKLGMFGIVYYLLNKNVKPITILLGMAIFGIFGTLVGFF, encoded by the coding sequence ATGATTTCTAATAAAAAAGATGAGAAAGATATTACGCAAAAAGATTTGAATAAGATATTTTGGAGATCTTTTCAAATGGAATTCTCATGGAATTATGAAAGACAAATGAACTTAGCATATGCATATGCAATAGCACCAATATTAAAAAAAATATATACAAATAATCATTTAGAATTAAAAAAAGCTTTGAAACGTCATCTAGAGTTTTTTAATATGACTCCTTGGATTGTAACTTTAATGTTAGGAATATCAGTAGTTCTTGAAGAGGAAAATAAAAAAGATGGAAAATTTGATGAAAACTCAATAAATGGAATAAAAACAGCATTAATGGGTCCATTATCAGGGATAGGAGATTCTTTCTTTTGGGGAACTTTAAGATTAATTGCTACAGGAATAGGAACAGCTCTTTCATTACAAGGAAATATATTAGGTCCAATTCTATTTCTATTGGTATTTAATATTCCACATATAATTATAAGATATCTTTTTATAAAGTTAGGGTATAAATTGGGGGTAGACTTTTTAACTAAACTTGAAAAATCAGGAGCAGTTGAGAAAGTTACTTACGGAGCAACTATATTAGGATTAATTGTTATTGGAGGAATGACAGCAAGAATGGTAGATATTTCAACACCATTAGCTTTTAAAGCTGGAGGTTCAACAATAGAAGTCCAAAGTATTTTAGATGATATAATGCCTGGTATTTTAAAATTAGGAATGTTTGGTATTGTGTATTATTTATTAAATAAAAATGTTAAACCAATAACAATACTTTTAGGAATGGCAATATTTGGAATTTTTGGAACTTTAGTTGGGTTCTTTTAA
- a CDS encoding SIS domain-containing protein, with amino-acid sequence MIIVISQSGKSTSTINATKKIAEVLKKPVIIVTNNLESPITKYSQYILDLNIGIENVGFVTKGFSGTVLNLFLLGINLKNQHFKYFEELEYLIGNINTVIENTNLYFEKNKEILREINRFICLGYGANYGITKEFETKFTEVVRCPSTGHELEAYMHGPYLEANNSNAIFYLDLDLNITLSKRLHTLKKYMENYIGFSTIITNSKNKDNQTINLNVSKDVNPNFLTLLYIIPIQILSYKIAQEKKINVEKRSFTDFDLVLKSKI; translated from the coding sequence TTGATTATTGTAATATCTCAAAGTGGAAAAAGCACTTCAACAATAAATGCTACTAAAAAAATAGCTGAAGTATTAAAAAAACCAGTAATAATAGTAACAAACAACTTAGAAAGTCCAATAACAAAATATTCACAATATATTTTAGATTTAAATATAGGTATAGAAAATGTAGGATTTGTAACTAAAGGTTTTAGTGGAACTGTTTTAAATTTATTCTTATTGGGAATAAATTTAAAAAATCAACATTTTAAATATTTTGAAGAGTTGGAATATTTGATTGGCAATATAAACACAGTTATTGAAAATACTAATTTATACTTTGAAAAAAATAAAGAAATTTTAAGAGAGATAAATAGATTTATATGTTTAGGTTATGGGGCAAATTATGGTATTACAAAAGAGTTCGAAACTAAATTTACAGAAGTAGTTAGATGTCCATCAACAGGTCATGAACTTGAAGCATACATGCATGGACCATATTTAGAAGCTAATAATTCAAATGCCATATTTTATTTAGATTTAGACTTAAATATTACATTGTCAAAAAGATTACATACTTTAAAAAAATATATGGAAAACTATATTGGATTTTCAACAATTATAACAAATAGTAAGAATAAAGATAATCAAACAATAAATTTGAATGTATCAAAAGATGTAAATCCAAATTTTTTAACTTTGTTATATATTATTCCAATTCAAATATTAAGCTATAAAATAGCTCAAGAAAAGAAAATTAATGTAGAAAAAAGGTCTTTTACAGATTTTGATTTAGTTTTAAAAAGTAAAATATAA
- a CDS encoding SIS domain-containing protein produces MSKYSEMLKFKEEEYRNSAKLIGEAKPIAEEIANIVTKDGFSNIFFTAVGGSLAPLMAMGEIAKQLTELPVYVEQAAELIVRGHKALTEKSLIITLSKSGDTKETVEMAKKYKEMGIRVISCTKNLESPLAKNSNYVIPMRHENGVEYEYMLLFWLFFKILSNRGEFLDYNDFGNQLLLLPENLLEAKLQFDPQAKEMAKQYYKEPYMIWIGGGEVWGETYLFSMCLLEEMQWLKTKSVTSSEFFHGTLEIVEEDTCVFLVKGSGKTRVLDDRAEKFLKKYTKN; encoded by the coding sequence ATGTCAAAATATTCTGAAATGTTAAAATTTAAAGAGGAGGAGTATAGAAATAGTGCTAAACTAATAGGGGAGGCTAAACCAATAGCAGAAGAAATTGCTAATATAGTTACAAAAGATGGATTTTCAAATATATTCTTTACAGCAGTTGGTGGTAGTTTAGCACCTTTAATGGCAATGGGAGAGATTGCAAAGCAACTTACAGAACTACCTGTTTATGTAGAACAAGCAGCGGAGTTAATTGTAAGAGGACATAAGGCTTTAACAGAAAAATCATTAATAATAACTTTGTCAAAATCAGGAGATACAAAAGAAACAGTTGAAATGGCTAAAAAATATAAAGAGATGGGGATAAGAGTTATATCTTGTACAAAAAATTTAGAATCTCCTTTAGCTAAAAATTCTAATTATGTAATTCCAATGAGACATGAAAATGGTGTAGAGTATGAGTATATGCTATTATTTTGGTTATTTTTTAAAATTTTGTCAAATAGAGGAGAGTTTTTAGATTATAATGATTTTGGAAATCAGTTATTATTACTACCAGAAAATTTATTAGAGGCAAAATTACAATTTGATCCTCAAGCAAAAGAAATGGCAAAACAGTATTATAAAGAGCCATATATGATTTGGATTGGTGGTGGTGAAGTGTGGGGTGAGACGTATCTATTCTCAATGTGTTTGTTAGAAGAGATGCAATGGTTAAAAACAAAGTCTGTTACAAGTTCAGAATTTTTCCATGGAACTTTAGAAATAGTAGAGGAAGATACTTGTGTATTTTTAGTTAAAGGTTCTGGAAAAACAAGAGTTTTAGATGATAGAGCTGAAAAGTTTTTGAAGAAATATACAAAAAATTAA
- a CDS encoding transposase, which translates to MLLMRNQHFKLWKLCKNDLPEFAPALRSWYTNWNELSLFFNFPMEIRKMIYTTNIIESLNSQFRKVSNSRSIYPSEDALLKILYLSSKNIMKKWNQKN; encoded by the coding sequence ATGTTACTAATGCGGAATCAGCATTTCAAGCTTTGGAAGCTTTGTAAAAATGACCTTCCTGAATTTGCGCCAGCTCTTAGAAGTTGGTATACTAATTGGAATGAGTTATCGCTTTTTTTCAACTTTCCTATGGAAATTAGAAAGATGATCTATACAACAAATATAATTGAAAGTTTAAATAGCCAATTTAGAAAAGTTAGTAATTCTAGATCTATTTACCCTAGTGAAGATGCTTTATTAAAGATTCTTTATCTTTCTAGTAAAAATATTATGAAAAAATGGAATCAAAAAAATTAG
- a CDS encoding IS256 family transposase — protein sequence MARKNSEVNPLVKQLIEENKIKSANDAQDFMKNMFKDMVNILMQAEFDESIGYDKYDRESSANTTNSRNGYNSKQVNTSLGKVQVDIPRDREGQFEPTIVPKYSRDISDIEDKIISMYGRGMTISEINAHLEEIYGLTFSASQISRITDKVFEEIDTWKNRPLQKCYPFVFMDAIHFNIKSNGKVSNRAAYVVLGIDLEGKKDILSIVIGENESSKFWLKVVDELRSRGVEDIFTVSIDGLKGFGDAISTIFPEAQIQRCMVHQIRNTLRFMNYQDRKSYAQQLKNIYNVTNAESAFQALEAL from the coding sequence ATGGCTAGAAAAAATTCAGAAGTAAATCCACTTGTTAAACAATTAATTGAAGAGAATAAGATTAAATCTGCTAACGACGCTCAAGATTTTATGAAAAATATGTTTAAGGATATGGTTAATATCTTGATGCAAGCTGAGTTTGATGAATCTATTGGATATGATAAATACGACAGAGAATCAAGCGCCAACACTACCAACAGTAGAAATGGATACAATTCTAAGCAAGTTAATACTTCTCTTGGAAAAGTTCAAGTTGATATTCCTAGAGATAGGGAAGGTCAATTTGAACCAACAATTGTTCCCAAATATTCTAGAGATATTTCTGATATTGAAGATAAAATTATCTCTATGTATGGGCGTGGAATGACTATTTCTGAGATTAATGCTCATCTTGAAGAGATTTATGGATTGACGTTCTCAGCGTCGCAGATTAGTAGAATTACTGATAAGGTTTTTGAAGAGATAGATACTTGGAAAAATAGGCCATTACAAAAATGTTATCCTTTTGTTTTCATGGATGCAATACATTTCAATATTAAAAGTAATGGTAAAGTTTCAAATAGAGCTGCATATGTTGTTTTAGGAATAGACCTAGAAGGAAAAAAGGATATTTTGAGTATTGTAATAGGAGAGAATGAAAGTTCTAAATTTTGGTTAAAAGTTGTAGACGAATTAAGATCTAGAGGGGTTGAGGATATTTTTACTGTGTCTATTGATGGTTTAAAAGGATTTGGTGACGCAATCTCAACTATTTTTCCAGAGGCTCAAATACAACGTTGTATGGTACATCAAATTAGAAATACATTAAGATTTATGAATTATCAAGATAGAAAAAGCTACGCCCAACAACTTAAAAATATTTACAATGTTACTAATGCGGAATCAGCATTTCAAGCTTTGGAAGCTTTGTAA
- a CDS encoding sigma factor: protein MEQEGYIGLIKAIKAYKPNTEATFTTFANLCIRRQLTTTIKKLIQTNIKFLMIL from the coding sequence TTGGAACAAGAAGGATATATTGGATTAATTAAGGCAATCAAAGCATATAAACCAAATACGGAAGCTACTTTTACTACTTTTGCAAATCTTTGTATCCGGAGACAACTGACTACAACAATCAAAAAGCTAATACAGACAAACATAAAATTTTTAATGATTCTATAA
- a CDS encoding helix-turn-helix domain-containing protein, with protein MEGIDMTDDDLLLKAKNGNHEAMEKVINQYQN; from the coding sequence TTGGAGGGAATTGATATGACTGATGATGATCTTTTATTAAAAGCAAAAAATGGAAATCATGAAGCAATGGAAAAAGTTATAAATCAATACCAAAACTAG
- a CDS encoding CGGC domain-containing protein: MYLSMECGGCCGKGVSSLLGHFNRKMVDFYKIPKDKTVVHLASCMTNDHHHYDRCPHLEYIKDIIVRKHGFKNIIEGSFIWSGSEELRESGKYNTY; the protein is encoded by the coding sequence ATGTATTTATCTATGGAATGTGGAGGATGCTGCGGAAAAGGAGTTTCAAGCTTACTTGGACATTTTAATAGAAAAATGGTTGATTTTTATAAAATTCCTAAGGATAAGACAGTAGTTCACTTAGCTTCTTGTATGACAAATGATCATCACCATTATGATAGATGTCCTCATCTTGAATACATCAAAGATATCATTGTTAGAAAGCATGGATTTAAAAATATTATAGAAGGTTCTTTTATTTGGTCTGGTTCTGAAGAGTTGCGTGAATCTGGAAAATACAATACTTATTAA
- a CDS encoding CGGC domain-containing protein, which translates to MENIDFNNIEFAIIIQCSIAKRRCSGFYCVQSFYDKKGHFQIIQKIKI; encoded by the coding sequence ATGGAAAATATTGATTTTAATAATATTGAGTTTGCCATTATCATTCAATGTTCAATTGCAAAAAGAAGATGCAGTGGATTCTATTGCGTTCAATCATTTTATGATAAGAAGGGGCATTTTCAAATTATCCAAAAGATAAAAATATAA
- a CDS encoding recombinase family protein codes for MMYGYARVSTRHQNLDRQLKALEDYGVNPRAIQVDKYTGTTLHREGLDTLRQMLRFGDILVIKEIDRLGRNKDETMSLILELIEKGIDIVVLDSAVFQMYIENLKKDNKSFTDKLIQAQLKVL; via the coding sequence ATGATGTACGGATATGCAAGAGTTAGTACTAGACATCAGAATTTAGATAGACAGTTGAAAGCATTAGAAGATTACGGTGTAAACCCCAGAGCAATACAAGTTGATAAATATACAGGGACGACTCTTCACAGAGAAGGACTTGATACATTAAGACAGATGTTAAGATTTGGAGATATACTTGTTATTAAAGAAATAGACAGGCTAGGTAGAAATAAAGATGAGACTATGAGCCTTATTCTAGAGTTAATAGAAAAGGGAATAGATATAGTTGTATTAGATTCAGCAGTATTTCAGATGTATATTGAGAACTTGAAAAAAGATAATAAAAGCTTTACGGATAAACTAATTCAAGCTCAGTTAAAGGTGTTATAG
- a CDS encoding type I restriction-modification system subunit M, translated as MAVVEKDNFKDNLWKACDKLRNNMDPAEYKYVVLGLVFLKYISDRFESKYNELVEEGEGFEEERDEYTAENIFWVPKEARWAEIVKSAKTPEIGIKIDEAMYAIEKENKTLKDVLYKIYSNPLLDKGKLGELIDIVGGINLQAKTDKGQDVLGQVYEFFLGKFANSEGKNGGQFYTPESIVKTIVECLEPTKGRVYDPACGSGGMFVQSEKFIENHSGRIGDISVFGQESNGTTWKLCKMNLAIRGIEVDLGEEPADTFTKDQHKGKKMDYIMANPPFNIKDYWHESLDGDARWKYGTPPEGNANYAWLQHMAHHLSPNGTAGIVLANGSLSSNTSNEGEIRKNMIEDDLVDCVVALPDKLFLTTGIPACIWFLNRNKSNPKHRERNGEILFIDARKMGALVERSLRELSPEDIQKIADTYHMWRGSYKGEGEYEDIQGFCKSATLEEIKGHEYILTPGRYVGIEEAEDDGIPYEEKMADLSAKLAEQFAKSRHLEEEIRANLAKLGFDI; from the coding sequence ATGGCAGTAGTAGAAAAGGATAATTTCAAAGATAATCTTTGGAAAGCGTGTGATAAATTAAGAAACAATATGGATCCAGCAGAGTATAAATATGTGGTTCTAGGATTGGTATTTTTAAAGTATATAAGTGATAGATTTGAAAGCAAATATAATGAATTAGTTGAAGAAGGAGAAGGTTTCGAAGAGGAAAGAGATGAGTATACAGCAGAGAATATTTTCTGGGTTCCTAAAGAAGCTAGATGGGCAGAGATAGTTAAAAGTGCAAAAACTCCAGAGATTGGAATAAAAATTGATGAGGCTATGTATGCTATTGAAAAAGAGAATAAAACATTAAAGGATGTTCTGTATAAGATATATTCAAATCCTCTTTTAGATAAAGGAAAACTAGGAGAATTAATAGATATAGTTGGTGGAATTAACTTACAAGCTAAAACAGATAAAGGACAAGATGTACTTGGTCAAGTTTATGAGTTTTTCTTAGGAAAATTTGCTAACTCAGAGGGAAAAAATGGAGGACAATTCTATACTCCAGAGTCTATTGTTAAAACTATAGTTGAGTGTTTAGAGCCTACAAAGGGAAGAGTATATGACCCTGCTTGTGGAAGTGGAGGTATGTTTGTTCAATCTGAAAAATTTATAGAAAACCATAGTGGAAGAATTGGAGATATATCTGTATTTGGACAAGAGAGTAATGGAACTACTTGGAAACTATGTAAGATGAACTTAGCTATTAGAGGAATAGAGGTTGATTTAGGAGAGGAACCAGCTGATACATTTACAAAAGACCAACACAAAGGGAAGAAGATGGATTATATCATGGCTAATCCACCGTTTAATATAAAAGATTACTGGCATGAATCTTTAGATGGAGATGCTAGATGGAAATATGGTACACCTCCAGAGGGAAATGCTAACTATGCTTGGCTACAACATATGGCACACCATTTATCACCAAATGGAACAGCTGGAATAGTTCTAGCAAATGGATCGCTATCATCTAATACTTCAAATGAGGGAGAGATTAGAAAGAATATGATAGAGGATGATTTAGTAGATTGCGTTGTAGCTCTTCCTGATAAGCTATTTTTAACTACTGGAATTCCAGCGTGTATATGGTTTTTAAATAGAAACAAAAGTAACCCTAAGCATAGAGAAAGAAATGGAGAGATTCTATTTATAGATGCTAGAAAAATGGGTGCTCTTGTAGAAAGAAGTTTAAGAGAGTTATCACCTGAAGATATTCAAAAGATAGCTGATACTTACCATATGTGGAGAGGTTCGTATAAAGGTGAGGGAGAGTATGAAGATATTCAAGGTTTCTGTAAGAGTGCAACATTAGAAGAAATAAAAGGGCATGAATATATCTTAACTCCAGGAAGATATGTAGGAATAGAAGAAGCAGAGGACGATGGAATCCCTTACGAGGAAAAGATGGCAGATCTAAGTG